A part of Diceros bicornis minor isolate mBicDic1 chromosome 10, mDicBic1.mat.cur, whole genome shotgun sequence genomic DNA contains:
- the G6PC2 gene encoding glucose-6-phosphatase 2: MDFLHRNGVLVIQHLQKDYRAYYNFLNFMSSVGDPRNIFSIYFPLWFQVNQRVGTKMIWVAVIGDWFNLIFKWILFGHRPYWWVQETQIYPNHSNPCLEQFPTTCETGPGSPSGHAMGSSCVWYVMVTAALSHTVSQRDKSSTTLHRYACGRGL, encoded by the exons ATGGATTTCCTTCATAGGAATGGAGTGCTCGTGATTCAGCATTTGCAGAAGGATTACCGGGCTTACtacaattttctaaattttatgtccAGTGTTGGAGACCCCCGGAatatcttttctatttattttccacTTTGGTTTCAAGTTAATCAGAGAGTTGGAACCAAGATGATATGGGTAGCAGTCATTGGGGATTGGttcaatcttatttttaaatg GATATTATTTGGTCATCGGCCCTACTGGTGGGTCCAAGAAACTCAGATTTACCCAAATCACTCAAATCCATGCCTTGAACAGTTCCCCACTACATGCGAAACAGGTCCAG GAAGTCCATCCGGCCATGCAATGGGCTCATCGTGTGTCTGGTATGTCATGGTAACGGCTGCCCTGAGCCACACTGTCAGTCAGAGAGATAAGTCATCGACCACTCTTCACAG GTATGCTTGTGGCAGAGGCCTTTGA